One Schistocerca cancellata isolate TAMUIC-IGC-003103 chromosome 1, iqSchCanc2.1, whole genome shotgun sequence genomic region harbors:
- the LOC126175108 gene encoding uncharacterized protein LOC126175108 — protein sequence MAPLPTLLLVLLFATAGHASSLPRAGCSVDVNRSKMPSPQPLLLKPGGSKDVHGFVTPDSSGVISLSQNQQIIVACPGNIIQVTKQPQATASCVSGSTFSINGKSYNFTDLACKSKPKPSERIPAQSAQSCGSRGQYQVVQLGFQVGSDFYTLIDACFDNRSYSTVYDHFTMVAEIGGKQNDSSRPKKWLRGTFFSNIDMEYYYNRTTQVNTVGRLLGDPKLGSTYISEINSTSARENYFLSKGHLTARTDFSLVAQRYVTFFYMNSAPQWQTFNGGNWETMEDNVRSYAANNGTELEIYTGTHGITTLPSKTNYKTQLFLCIDGGNYIPVPKLFWKIVYKAVTKAAVVFLGVNNPYIKNPGSDYYICKNVCPNITWIKWKPKSQKNGYSYCCEYADFKKSVADAPSLSVTSLLT from the coding sequence GCTGCTCGGTGGACGTGAACAGATCCAAGATGCCCTCCCCACAGCCGCTGCTGCTGAAGCCCGGCGGAAGCAAAGACGTGCACGGCTTCGTCACGCCGGACTCCTCGGGGGTGATCTCGCTCAGCCAGAACCAGCAGATCATCGTCGCGTGTCCCGGCAACATCATCCAGGTCACGAAACAGCCGCAAGCGACAGCCTCCTGTGTCTCCGGCTCCACTTTTTCCATCAATGGGAAGTCGTACAACTTCACTGATCTCGCATGCAAGTCCAAGCCGAAGCCGTCGGAGCGGATTCCGGCCCAATCGGCCCAATCGTGCGGCAGCAGAGGCCAGTACCAGGTGGTCCAGCTGGGCTTCCAGGTCGGCTCCGACTTCTACACGCTCATCGACGCCTGCTTCGACAATCGCTCCTACAGCACggtgtacgaccacttcacgatggTCGCCGAAATAGGGGGCAAACAGAACGATTCCAGCAGGCCCAAGAAATGGTTACGTGGCACCTTCTTCAGCAACATTGACATGGAGTATTATTACAATAGAACCACCCAAGTCAACACGGTCGGCAGGCTGCTGGGGGACCCTAAGCTCGGGTCAACGTACATTTCTGAAATAAACTCCACTTCTGCAAGGGAAAACTACTTCCTTTCCAAAGGACACCTCACTGCTAGGACTGATTTCAGTCTCGTCGCGCAGAGGTACGTCACGTTCTTCTACATGAACTCTGCGCCGCAGTGGCAAACATTCAATGGTGGCAACTGGGAAACCATGGAGGACAATGTACGTTCCTATGCTGCGAATAACGGAACCGAGCTGGAAATCTACACGGGTACGCACGGTATCACAACGCTGCCCAGCAAGACGAATTACAAGACGCAGTTGTTTCTTTGTATTGACGGCGGCAACTACATCCCAGTGCCGAAGCTCTTCTGGAAGATTGTGTACAAGGCGGTTACTAAGGCAGCTGTAGTGTTCCTGGGTGTAAACAACCCGTACATTAAGAACCCTGGCTCTGACTACTACATCTGCAAAAACGTATGCCCCAATATCACCTGGATAAAATGGAAGCCCAAAAGCCAGAAGAACGGCTACTCGTACTGCTGTGAATATGCAGACTTCAAGAAATCTGTGGCCGACGCACCCAGCCTCAGCGTTACCTCTCTGCTTACGTAA